The DNA sequence gcccccgCCCCGGACAGCCCCGCCCGGGCCCCGGGAGCTGCCCCGCGTCGCGTCCgcccgcggctccccgggcaaGGAGCGCCCAACCCGCGGAGCGGCTCCTGCCGGAACCggccctgtccctgttcctgaccctgttcctgtccctgaccctgtccctgttcctgaccctggccctggccctggccctggccctggccctggccctggccctgtgtctgtgtctgctcctgtccctgtccctgaccCTGTTCCTGACCCTGTTCCTGACCCTGGCCCTGgccctgtgtctgtgtctgctcctgtccctgtccctgaccCTGTTCCTGACCCTGTTCCTGACCCTGTTCCTGAccctggccctggccctggccctggccctggccctgttcctgtccctgaccctgtccctgttcctgtccctggccctgtccctgaccctgaccctgaccctgtccctgttcctgtccctgacCCTGttcctgaccctgaccctgaccctgaccctgaccctgaccctagCTCTGTCCCTATCCCTGTCcctatccctgtccctgtccctatccctgtctctgtccctctgtccctgtccctctgtccctatccctatccctatccctatccctatccctatccctatccctatccctatccctatccctatccctatccctatccctatccctatccctatccctatccctaaccctgtctctgtcccctccctgtgtcccctccccgtgtcccggtCCCGCCCCGGTCCCGCCCCGGTCCCGCCCCGGTCTGGCcatggcggcgggcggcggccgGAGCTGTTTCGTGCTGGGAGCCTCGGGGGAGacgggccgggctctgctgcgGGAGCTGCTGGCCCGGGGAGCCTTCGCCAGGGTCACCCTGATCGGGCGGCGCCGGCTGAGCCTCGGAGGGACCGAGGCGGCCGTGGTGAGAGGGCGGGGGACagaggacaggggacaggggacaggggacgggggacgggggacaggggacaggggacaggctGGCCGtggtggcagggacaggggacaggggacggGGGACGGGGGacgggggacaggggacaggggacaggggacaggggacgggggacgggggacaggggacaggctGGCCGtggtggcagggacaggggacagggaacaggggacagccctggtGGCAGTGACAGGACGGTGACACTGACCCTCGGTCTCCCCGCAGGAGCAGGCGGTGGTGGATTTCGAGCGGCTGGGCGAGCACGCCGCCGCCTTCCAGGGACACGACGTGGGCTTCTGCTGCCTGGGCACCACCAGGGCCAAGGCTGGAGCAGTGAGTGGGGACACCGCTGACCCCCGGGCGAGCAGGGGTCCCGCTcgtcccctcccctgccctgctgaccctcctgtccccccaggACGGCTTTGTCCGTGTGGATCGGGACTACGTGGcgcaggcagcagagctggcgCGGGCAGGGGGCTGCAAACACTTTGTCCTGCAGTCCTCCCGGGGGGCAAACGCGCACAGCCGCTTCCTCTACCTCCGAGTGAAGGTGAGGGGGCGGCTGGGGTGGGCTCCTGGTGTTCCTGCAGGAGTCACAGGGTGCTGGGATGCTTGGGAaggaagcaggagctgaggtCTTGAGATGCAAATGgctctggggatgctcctgctgctgcGGGACCAGGGAAGGGGCTGGCTGGACAGCGGTGCAGCTGGCTTCTTGTAAAGCAGCACAACACCTGCATGCAGCGTTTGTCTCCCTCCTCAAGCTCCAGAAACATCTGCTGGGCTCTCTGGCCCAATAACAGCTCCCCAGCCCTAAGCTGGGGTGGCTTCACAGCTCTGTGGGGAGGCTCAGGGCGGTGTCCAGGTGAGATGTGAACTATCCTGCGATGGAAGGATCGCTCCCCAGGGACACCACACCCATCGCAAAAGCTTTCTTCTCCGTGTGTTGTGTGCCGCAGCTCCAACAGCTGCTGGACTCggagctgcctgccagcatCTGGACCCGTCCCCAGGCTGGATGCTGAGCCCAGCCGCTCTCCGGAGCATCCTGCTGCAGGTTTTTAAGCTGCAGTTTGGCCTGGTGGTTGCAAGGGTGCGCTGCTGACCTGCGCTCCGTGTCCACCACGCTCCTGATCCCTGCCTGCCCCGTCCCAGCTTTGTGCTGGCATTAGTGCCATCCTGCAGCTCTTTCCTGCCCGTTCACGGGGTGTTACAGCAGCAAGGATGGTGCTTGCAGTCACCCTTGTCTCCTTTCATCCTGCCTGGCTGTTCTGACAGGGAGAAGTGGAAAACCTGGTGCAGGCTGTTGGTTTTGATCGCTGTACCATTCTCCGGCCAGCGTGAGTAGTGGTGGAGGAGGGCGGGCACAGGGTGGAGGGTTGCCAGGGCATCAGGGAGATGCTTCACAGGGAgatggaggaagaggaaggatacatgagggcagggctggggagggaagtGGAGAATGGCACCGGCTGCAAAGGCAGCTCATGGATGAGTGGACTgcttcccagtgctgcagggagcaagctctgcatttcctgtggcccatcccagtgccagtGCCATGTGCCATGCAAGGACAGGAGCCTTGGGCTGGAAGCACAGGTCAGGGCACATAGGTCAGAGCTTATCTCCAGATGGACCTTGGCCTTCTGCAGAGGGAACGCTCACCTGTGTCCTTTCAGCTGTACTGTGCTCCTGCTACCTAAGAAAACTGTAATTCTGCTTTCATCAGCACAGTGGGGAAAGGAGTTTAGTGTCTGAGGGCTTGGCTCGGCTCTGTCACGTCCCACGACCCTGCAAAGCCCCAGAGCCCACACTGGTTCAGGGAGCTTGTCTGGGCCCTGGTGCAGCTGGAGACCTCAGTCTGTTCCAGGCTGACCCAGCTCACCTCCTTGCtctgcagggtgctgctgtgcaAGCGCCAGGAGTCCCGGCCCATGGAGTGGATAGTCCAGCAGATCCTGGGTGCTGTGGCTCGGGTGTTCCCCTCCGCTCACTCAGTGCCTGTGGACACGGTGGCCAGGGCTATGGTGGCCTgtgtgctgcagccaggccaggggaGGGTGGAGGTGCTGGAGAACGGGGCCATCCatgagctgggaaaggcagggcCAGAGCAGGGCACATAGAGCAGAGGGGATGGCGGGCAGGAGCTCGGTTCACCCTTCAGAtgctctctgggctggggatgAACACATGAACACACAGGAGAGGTGTGGGGTGCTTGTGTGGAGCCAGGGGTACACCCACTTCTCTGCACGGTGGCTGATTCTGTCAGGGGATCAAAATGCAGGTGCTGGCTCTGGGTGAGGATAAACaatgtgctctgctgctggatcTGTGACACGGGTAAAGATGATGTAATCCAGGCCGTGAATAAAACCCTGTGACTGATCTGGTTGTGCCGGCTTTGTGCTGAGGTAATCTCTGTCACCCACGCAGCAGGAACCCAGGGCTCGTGTGCTCAGCTGGTGTCACCTGAGGGAATGCTGACAGGCAGGTGAC is a window from the Poecile atricapillus isolate bPoeAtr1 chromosome 7, bPoeAtr1.hap1, whole genome shotgun sequence genome containing:
- the HTATIP2 gene encoding oxidoreductase HTATIP2, with amino-acid sequence MAAGGGRSCFVLGASGETGRALLRELLARGAFARVTLIGRRRLSLGGTEAAVEQAVVDFERLGEHAAAFQGHDVGFCCLGTTRAKAGADGFVRVDRDYVAQAAELARAGGCKHFVLQSSRGANAHSRFLYLRVKGEVENLVQAVGFDRCTILRPAVLLCKRQESRPMEWIVQQILGAVARVFPSAHSVPVDTVARAMVACVLQPGQGRVEVLENGAIHELGKAGPEQGT